The proteins below are encoded in one region of Chloroflexota bacterium:
- a CDS encoding LacI family DNA-binding transcriptional regulator produces MRRRPQITIDVVAAEAGVSASTVSHVLNGRSDTARISAATSQRVREAATRLGYQPNHAARSLRRQRTGIINVLAWRLSSPFFADIATGVRNVAQVHGFEVGVIDAGALDRDVEVRALRHLRTGICDGVIVATGTHSYGGPATQELLELAACGLPVSLVMDRSPGPGIPALDVDHLGGGYLATRHLLDLGHRRVAHFTFADSMLDPGAPGSQAARYLGYCKAMDESGVARDPSWLIRGPREIEGGRVMAHMLLERFPDPATRPTAVVAFNDRNAIGALRGFYEAGVRVPENVALIGFHDIPTARYTTPALTTIGHPLVEMGEMAADSLFTLLDGGEVCPLDRTIPVSLVVRESCGAQPHPRSPAVHTSANGLPSVGIPPSVGSAPARSMSEPEESHA; encoded by the coding sequence ATGCGACGACGCCCCCAGATCACCATTGACGTGGTCGCCGCCGAGGCGGGAGTTTCCGCCTCCACTGTTTCCCACGTCCTCAATGGCCGGTCTGACACCGCTCGCATCAGCGCTGCCACCTCCCAGCGTGTCCGTGAGGCGGCCACGCGGCTGGGCTACCAGCCGAACCATGCCGCGCGGAGCCTGCGCCGCCAGCGGACCGGCATCATCAACGTGCTGGCCTGGCGGCTGTCCAGCCCCTTCTTCGCCGACATCGCCACGGGCGTCCGGAATGTTGCCCAGGTACACGGCTTCGAGGTCGGGGTGATCGACGCCGGCGCCCTCGACCGCGATGTTGAGGTGCGTGCGCTGCGCCATCTCCGCACGGGCATCTGCGATGGCGTGATCGTGGCGACGGGCACCCACAGCTACGGCGGCCCGGCCACCCAGGAGCTGCTCGAGCTGGCGGCCTGTGGGTTGCCCGTCTCGCTGGTGATGGATCGCAGCCCGGGGCCGGGCATCCCGGCGCTGGACGTCGACCACCTGGGCGGCGGCTACCTTGCCACCCGCCACCTGCTCGATCTCGGGCACCGCCGCGTCGCCCATTTCACCTTCGCCGACTCGATGCTGGATCCTGGCGCGCCGGGATCGCAGGCGGCTCGGTACCTCGGTTACTGTAAGGCCATGGACGAGTCAGGCGTGGCCCGTGATCCTTCCTGGCTGATCCGTGGTCCGCGCGAGATCGAGGGCGGGCGCGTCATGGCTCACATGCTCCTCGAGCGGTTCCCCGATCCGGCCACCCGCCCGACAGCCGTCGTCGCGTTCAACGACCGGAACGCCATCGGCGCGCTGCGCGGCTTCTACGAGGCTGGCGTGCGCGTCCCCGAAAACGTGGCGCTCATCGGCTTCCACGACATCCCCACCGCGCGCTACACCACCCCCGCGCTGACCACCATCGGCCACCCGCTCGTCGAGATGGGCGAGATGGCCGCAGACTCGCTCTTCACCCTGCTGGACGGCGGTGAGGTCTGCCCGCTGGACCGGACCATCCCGGTCTCGCTCGTCGTCCGCGAGTCGTGCGGGGCACAACCGCATCCGCGGTCACCTGCTGTGCACACGTCCGCCAACGGGCTGCCATCCGTAGGGATACCGCCATCCGTAGGATCAGCACCTGCCCGGTCAATGTCCGAACCCGAGGAGTCCCATGCGTGA